The genomic stretch TGTATCGTTTTGAGTTCCATAGCCAAAGCATAATCATCGGAATTGGGATAAGTATGTAAAACAACAAACGCGACCATTCTCCAATTCCGAAAATTCGAAAAACAAAATCGATGATAAAATAGGGAACGTAAATCGCTAAACCGTATGCAAAAAGATAGACAAAAAGGTTAAGTGGAATAGGTAGCATATCAGATGCTGAGAGAATACCATCCGAAATCTTTTGCCATGTCGTTAATGGTTTACTCAGTATCTCGTCCGGTGTCGGTTCCCGCTGTTCCATCGAAAAGCTCCCTTCACCTTTCACCCATCACCTATTACCTATTGCCCATTGCCTGTTTTTTACACATCATGCGGGCTGGCATGTTCGATCCAGTCGCGCGGTCGGGGAGAAGCGTTGAGATACTTCGCAATTGCGTGTTCTATCGCCATCGCCGCTTCGCCGTTTCCCGCCGCGATCAAATTTACTTTCCCATCGTATTTGGCGATGTCGCCCACCGCATATACTCCGGGCATTGCCGTTTGCATATACCGATCGACCAGTAATCCATTCCATTTGACTTGTAAGCCCCACGACTCAATTGGACCAAGATTTGCCATAAGTCCGATCATCAAGAGCAGATCGTCAACCTCCCACGTATTTTCTTCGTTGGTGTCGGTGTTGACCAGCGTTACAGCTTCTAAATGCTCTTCGCCGTGCAGCGCTTTCACTTCCCACGGTAACAATAATTCCGTACTGGTATCGTGAATCATTTCATCGACATTCGCTTCCAACGCTTTGAACTGATGGCTGCGATGTACTGCCCAAATCTTTTTCGCGACGCCGTCCAGATTGATCGCCCAATCGACTGCGCTATCGCCGCCGCCGACAATCATCACCCGCTTATCGCGAAAACGTTCTTTTGACCCGACGCTATAATGCACGCCGCGGTCTTCCAATTGGGCGAGATTCGGCAGATCGAGTTTTCGCGGCAGATATGCGCCCATCCCGCCAGCAATGAGTACACATTTCACAAGCACTTCCCGGCGCGCAGTACGCATCCGGTACAAAATCTCTTCCGGAAAATCGAGGTTGACCGGTTCCCGGACAATCCACTCAACCCGTTCATTAAGTCGATACACCGGTTGGAAGGGAGCCGCTTGCTCGATAAGCGAATTGATGTACTCTTTTGCGAAAATTTTTACATGTCCGCCGACATCGAAAATCCACTTCTCGGGATATAGATTGATCAGTTGTCCGCCAAGCTCCGGCAATGTGTCGAACGCAATCGTTGAGAGCCCGTGGTATCCCGCATAAAACGATGCGTACAGACCTACCGGTCCCGCGCCAACGATCCCGAAATCATAGATTTTCTTATCTTCCAACGTCATTCTCATATAAAATTCGGTAGGGGTCAATTTTAAATCGACCCGATTAAACACCCGCAAACATTCGTAAGACTTGAGACTACTCCTGTCCAAACTTGTAACTAACACCAAACGCAAACCGGAAATAACGATCTTGTACGTTGTCCATATCGTTACGTGGAAGCCCGCCAAACAGATTATCCGCTACCGGGTCGGCACCCTTCGATTTCAAATGTCCGAATTGCAAAGCAAAGTCTGTTGCCCATGCGCCGTGATCATATCCTGTCCCTACCGATAAATATGACAAGGCATATTCTTTATCAAACGGGGAGGGAGAATAGCGGTAACCGAAACGAACTGGCACTTCCGGTAACACGCGGTGTTCAACGCCCACTCGGAACTCCAACGTATTCTCCAGATTCTGTGGAACGCTGCTCAGAGTCGCTTCCTTCCAATTCGTCCATTCAATTTCTGCTAAGAAACGCGAACGCAGCATCTGTCCGGGAAGATACTCGAAACCGGCGCCAATCGACATCGGATACGTCCGATTCACGATAAAGGATGTATTGCTGTGGTACGTTGCGGTGGTTGTATCGATGGTGACTTTATCATTCCAATCGCCACGGTGCGTTACTTGCAATCCCGTAGACAACCGGTCATTGATCTGGTACGTAAATCCAAGACGGCTCTCTAATTGAGCATTGTCCGGATCGCTCGTCATTTCGATGATGCCGGTGCTATCGCTTGGCAGATCGCGGGAGAAAACCGATTTCGATTCGATGGAGCCGGAAACCATCCCCACAGAGATACCAGCTGTCAAGGATTTCCATACTGGAGCGGCGACAGCGATTCCTGTCCAACGCCGGGTACCGTCGGTTTTGTCTTCCACACGACCGAGTACGCGGTCTTGTTGACCACCGGTCGAGAACCGGTCGCGAATCTCTTCATAATACTTGTAATCGTAATCGACCAATGGTTTGGTAGCGAGTGCGACTGTCCAAATTTTGCCCGATTCGCTCTTCATCGTGAAAACGCCGCCGGCAGCGAATTTCGCATTGCCCATGCTGTTCGATACATATTGGTTGTAATTCAAGATGCCGTCGAAGGAATCGTAGATCGGGAATGAACGCGATTCGATATTTTGCGGCACCATGCCGGTTACCTCAAACCGTAACCCTTTTCCGAACAGGGCATACTGTGCGGGATTGGCTAACGCGTCAAGGGGACTGGTCGATCCTATAAGTCCGGTCTCACCCATCGCAATCGAGCGCGGCGTGATACCGACCAACAGTTCGCCAGTGGTTCTGGTTTGACTACTTGCTGCCCAAGTCGGCATAGTGCAAGCGACGATGATAAAAAGGATGAGGGAGCGCCGCATCAGTTAGCTCCAAAGCGATAATGTAAAACAAACCGTGAATGGATAACTATGGCTGTAACCAACTAAAATAGCGAATCTCCAGTGAAAACTCAATGATGAAAACCCTCACGTTGCCGGAACGCACACAGATTCGTAACTTGCTGTGGTTGAAATTGCCTGGATTGCCGGTGTAACCGAACATCTGTGGGCTTTCAACGTGTTACTCACACCAGATTCATAATTGCGATGTACCCCGGA from bacterium encodes the following:
- a CDS encoding NAD(P)/FAD-dependent oxidoreductase, with product MRMTLEDKKIYDFGIVGAGPVGLYASFYAGYHGLSTIAFDTLPELGGQLINLYPEKWIFDVGGHVKIFAKEYINSLIEQAAPFQPVYRLNERVEWIVREPVNLDFPEEILYRMRTARREVLVKCVLIAGGMGAYLPRKLDLPNLAQLEDRGVHYSVGSKERFRDKRVMIVGGGDSAVDWAINLDGVAKKIWAVHRSHQFKALEANVDEMIHDTSTELLLPWEVKALHGEEHLEAVTLVNTDTNEENTWEVDDLLLMIGLMANLGPIESWGLQVKWNGLLVDRYMQTAMPGVYAVGDIAKYDGKVNLIAAGNGEAAMAIEHAIAKYLNASPRPRDWIEHASPHDV
- a CDS encoding outer membrane protein transport protein; the encoded protein is MRRSLILFIIVACTMPTWAASSQTRTTGELLVGITPRSIAMGETGLIGSTSPLDALANPAQYALFGKGLRFEVTGMVPQNIESRSFPIYDSFDGILNYNQYVSNSMGNAKFAAGGVFTMKSESGKIWTVALATKPLVDYDYKYYEEIRDRFSTGGQQDRVLGRVEDKTDGTRRWTGIAVAAPVWKSLTAGISVGMVSGSIESKSVFSRDLPSDSTGIIEMTSDPDNAQLESRLGFTYQINDRLSTGLQVTHRGDWNDKVTIDTTTATYHSNTSFIVNRTYPMSIGAGFEYLPGQMLRSRFLAEIEWTNWKEATLSSVPQNLENTLEFRVGVEHRVLPEVPVRFGYRYSPSPFDKEYALSYLSVGTGYDHGAWATDFALQFGHLKSKGADPVADNLFGGLPRNDMDNVQDRYFRFAFGVSYKFGQE